A part of Loxodonta africana isolate mLoxAfr1 chromosome 11, mLoxAfr1.hap2, whole genome shotgun sequence genomic DNA contains:
- the LOC135232664 gene encoding melanoma antigen preferentially expressed in tumors-like, translating into MSSRSPARLLDLAKQSLLQNEALAVASLESLPAQLFLPLFLEAVAGRHSETLKAMVRAWPFSHLALGALMKAQQPQQDILKAALDGLDDLLAHKIRPRRWKLQVLDLRLNANTNFWDVAPRTWDWSSVRSLEEPEAAQPKTKRPKVDDSRKEEKELLAPVQVLLEDFCLRKATPDEFLTFLMKRVKQGKGLPQLCCRKLEFLDMSLGHIQKILRMVQLDCVQEVEVNGHWDLLTLASFAPHLSQMVNVSRLRVSHIMTISFIPWAAEGVDKLLSQFSAQLLSLHQLQELHLDSVFFLEGRLDQVLRCLKSPLVTLSLTNCLLLESDLTHLASCLNTSHLRYLNLSEVNVMALSPEFLQVVLERASATLHRLALDGCGIRDSQLMSILPALGHCSQLTSFSFRGNPVSVAALQSLLRHTVLLSRFRLGLFPVPLECYVGLQGTVDLGNLRRSLAELRLILQDLGRPNSVLLFSDSAWTYDVILLYCVA; encoded by the coding sequence ATGAGCAGCCGAAGCCCAGCCAGGCTCTTGGACCTTGCCAAGCAGAGCCTGCTGCAGAACGAAGCCTTGGCCGTTGCCTCTCTGGAGTCACTGCCCGCGCAACTCTTCCTGCCCTTGTTCCTGGAGGCTGTTGCTGGGAGACACAGCGAGACTCTGAAGGCAATGGTGCGGGCCTGGCCCTTCAGCCACCTTGCCCTGGGGGCTCTGATGAAGGCTCAGCAGCCTCAGCAGGACATCTTAAAAGCTGCGCTGGATGGGCTCGATGACCTGCTTGCCCACAAGATCCGCCCCAGAAGATGGAAACTGCAAGTGCTGGATTTACGGCTGAATGCTAATACCAACTTCTGGGACGTAGCGCCTAGAACCTGGGACTGGTCCTCCGTGCGCTCGTTGGAGGAGCCGGAGGCCGCCCAGCCTAAGACGAAGAGGCCAAAAGTGGACGActcaaggaaggaggagaaagagctCTTGGCCCCTGTGCAGGTGCTCCTAGAAGACTTTTGTCTCCGGAAAGCCACCCCCGATGAATTCCTCACCTTCCTCATGAAGAGGGTCAAGCAGGGAAAAGGTCTGCCACAGCTGTGCTGTAGGAAGCTGGAGTTTCTTGATATGTCACTCGGACACATTCAGAAGATCCTGAGAATGGTGCAGCTGGACTGTGTCCAAGAGGTAGAAGTGAATGGCCACTGGGACCTGCTCACCCTGGCCAGCTTTGCTCCTCACCTCAGCCAGATGGTGAATGTGAGCAGACTGCGCGTCTCTCACATCATGACGATCTCCTTCATTCCCTGGGCGGCGGAGGGAGTGGACAAGCTACTTTCCCAGTTCAGCGCTCAGTTGCTCAGtctgcaccagctccaggagctcCACCTAGACTCTGTCTTCTTCCTGGAAGGCCGCCTAGACCAGGTGCTCAGGTGCCTGAAGAGCCCTTTGGTGACCCTCTCGCTGACTAATTGCTTGCTTTTGGAGTCTGACTTGACCCACCTGGCGTCCTGCCTGAACACCAGCCACCTAAGGTACCTGAATTTGAGTGAGGTCAACGTGATGGCCTTAAGTCCCGAGTTCCTCCAAGTTGTGCTAGAGAGAGCCTCAGCCACCCTCCACCGCCTGGCATTAGATGGGTGCGGGATCAGGGACTCCCAGCTCATGTCCATCTTGCCTGCTCTGGGCCACTGCTCCCAGCTCACCAGCTTCAGCTTCCGTGGAAACCCAGTGTCCGTTGCGGCCCTGCAGAGCCTGCTGCGGCACACCGTCCTGCTGAGCAGGTTCAGACTCGGACTTTTTCCTGTCCCTCTGGAGTGCTATGTGGGCCTCCAAGGCACCGTCGACCTGGGCAATCTTCGACGCTCTCTGGCCGAGCTGAGACTGATACTGCAGGACTTAGGGCGGCCCAATTCGGTCTTATTGTTCAGCGACAGCGCCTGGACCTATGATGTGATTCTCCTCTATTGCGTGGCCTGA
- the LOC135232665 gene encoding melanoma antigen preferentially expressed in tumors-like — MSSRSPARLLDLAKQSLLQNEALAVASLESLPAQLFLPLFLEAVAGRHSETLKAMVRAWPFSHLALGALMKAQQPQQDILKAALDGLDDLLAHKIRPRRWKLQVLDLRLNANTNFWDVAPRTWDWSSVRSLEEPEAAQPKTKRPKVDDSRKEEKELLAPVQVLLEDFCLQKATPDEFLTFLMKRVKQGKGLPQLCCRKLEFLDMSLGHIQKILRMVQLDCVQEVEVNGHWDLLTLASFAPHLSQMVNVSRLRVSHIMTISFIPWAAEGVDKLLSQFSAQLLSLHQLQELHLDSVFFLEGRLDQVLRCLKSPLVTLSLTNCLLLESDLTHLASCLNTSHLRYLNLSEVNMMALSPEFLQVVLERASATLHRLALDGCGIRDSQLMSILPALGHCSQLTSFSFRGNPVSVAALQSLLRHTVLLSRFRLGLFPVPLECYVGLQGTVDLGNLRRSLAELRLILQDLGRPNSVLLFSDSAWTYDVILLYCVA, encoded by the coding sequence ATGAGCAGCCGAAGCCCAGCCAGGCTCTTGGACCTTGCCAAGCAGAGCCTGCTGCAGAACGAAGCCTTGGCCGTTGCCTCTCTGGAGTCACTGCCCGCGCAACTCTTCCTGCCCTTGTTCCTGGAGGCTGTTGCTGGGAGACACAGCGAGACTCTGAAGGCAATGGTGCGGGCCTGGCCCTTCAGCCACCTTGCCCTGGGGGCTCTGATGAAGGCTCAGCAGCCTCAGCAGGACATCTTAAAAGCTGCGCTGGATGGGCTCGATGACCTGCTTGCCCACAAGATCCGCCCCAGAAGATGGAAACTGCAAGTGCTGGATTTACGGCTGAATGCGAATACCAACTTCTGGGACGTAGCGCCTAGAACCTGGGACTGGTCCTCCGTGCGCTCGTTGGAGGAGCCGGAGGCCGCCCAGCCTAAGACGAAGAGGCCAAAAGTGGACGActcaaggaaggaggagaaagagctCTTGGCCCCTGTGCAGGTGCTCCTAGAAGACTTTTGTCTCCAGAAAGCCACCCCCGATGAATTCCTCACCTTCCTCATGAAGAGGGTCAAGCAGGGAAAAGGTCTGCCACAGCTGTGCTGTAGGAAGCTGGAGTTTCTTGATATGTCACTCGGACACATTCAGAAGATCCTGAGAATGGTGCAGCTGGACTGTGTCCAAGAGGTAGAAGTGAATGGCCACTGGGACCTGCTCACCCTGGCCAGCTTTGCTCCTCACCTCAGCCAGATGGTGAATGTGAGCAGACTGCGCGTCTCTCACATCATGACGATCTCCTTCATTCCCTGGGCGGCGGAGGGAGTGGACAAGCTACTTTCCCAGTTCAGCGCTCAGTTGCTCAGtctgcaccagctccaggagctcCACCTAGACTCTGTCTTCTTCCTGGAAGGCCGCCTAGACCAGGTGCTCAGGTGCCTGAAGAGCCCTTTGGTGACCCTCTCGCTGACTAATTGCTTGCTTTTGGAGTCTGACTTGACCCACCTGGCGTCCTGCCTGAACACCAGCCACCTAAGGTACCTGAATTTGAGTGAGGTCAACATGATGGCCTTAAGTCCCGAGTTCCTCCAAGTTGTGCTAGAGAGAGCCTCAGCCACCCTCCACCGCCTGGCATTAGATGGGTGCGGGATCAGGGACTCCCAGCTCATGTCCATCCTGCCTGCTCTGGGCCACTGCTCCCAGCTCACCAGCTTCAGCTTCCGTGGAAACCCAGTCTCCGTGGCGGCCCTGCAGAGCCTGCTGCGGCACACCGTCCTGCTGAGCAGGTTCAGACTCGGACTTTTTCCTGTCCCTCTGGAGTGCTATGTGGGCCTCCAAGGCACCGTCGACCTGGGCAATCTTCGACGCTCTCTGGCCGAGCTGAGACTGATACTGCAGGACTTAGGGCGGCCCAATTCGGTCTTATTGTTCAGCGACAGCGCCTGGACCTATGATGTGATTCTCCTCTATTGCGTGGCCTGA
- the LOC135232667 gene encoding melanoma antigen preferentially expressed in tumors-like, producing MSSRSPARLLDLAKQSLLQNEALAVASLESLPAQLFLPLFLEAVAGRHSETLKAMVRAWPFSHLALGALMKAQQPQQDILKAALDGLDDLLAHKIRPRRWKLQVLDLRLNANTNFWDVAPRTWDWSSVRSLEEPEAAQPKTKRPKVDDSRKEEKELLAPVQVLLEDFCLQKATPDEFLTFLMKRVKQGKGLPQLCCRKLEFLDMSLGHIQKILRMVQLDCVQEVELNGHWDLLTLASFAPHLSQMVNVSRLRVSHIMTISFIPWAAEGVDKLLSQFSAQLLSLHQLQELHLDSVFFLEGRLDQVLRCLKSPLVTLSLTNCLLLESDLTHLASCLNTSHLRYLNLSEVNMMALSPEFLQVVLERASATLHRLALDGCGIRDSQLMSLLPALAHCSQLTSFSFRGNPVSVAALQSLLRHTVLLSRFRLGLFPVPLECYVGLQGTVDLGNLRRSLAELRLILQDLGRPNSVLLFSDSAWTYDVILLYCVA from the coding sequence ATGAGCAGCCGAAGCCCAGCCAGGCTCTTGGACCTTGCCAAGCAGAGCCTGCTGCAGAACGAAGCCTTGGCCGTTGCCTCTCTGGAGTCACTGCCCGCGCAACTCTTCCTGCCCTTGTTCCTGGAGGCTGTTGCTGGGAGACACAGCGAGACTCTGAAGGCAATGGTGCGGGCCTGGCCCTTCAGCCACCTTGCCCTGGGGGCTCTGATGAAGGCTCAGCAGCCTCAGCAGGACATCTTAAAAGCTGCGCTGGATGGGCTCGATGACCTGCTTGCCCACAAGATCCGCCCCAGAAGATGGAAACTGCAAGTGCTGGATTTACGGCTGAATGCGAATACCAACTTCTGGGACGTAGCGCCTAGAACCTGGGACTGGTCCTCCGTGCGCTCGTTGGAGGAGCCGGAGGCCGCCCAGCCTAAGACGAAGAGGCCAAAAGTGGACGActcaaggaaggaggagaaagagctCTTGGCCCCTGTGCAGGTGCTCCTAGAAGACTTTTGTCTCCAGAAAGCCACCCCCGATGAATTCCTCACCTTCCTCATGAAGAGGGTCAAGCAGGGAAAAGGTCTGCCACAGCTGTGCTGTAGGAAGCTGGAGTTTCTTGATATGTCACTCGGACACATTCAGAAGATCCTGAGAATGGTGCAGCTGGACTGTGTCCAAGAGGTAGAATTGAATGGCCACTGGGACCTGCTCACCCTGGCCAGCTTTGCTCCTCACCTCAGCCAGATGGTGAATGTGAGCAGACTGCGCGTCTCTCACATCATGACGATCTCCTTCATTCCCTGGGCGGCGGAGGGAGTGGACAAGCTACTTTCCCAGTTCAGCGCTCAGTTGCTCAGtctgcaccagctccaggagctcCACCTAGACTCTGTCTTCTTCCTGGAAGGCCGCCTAGACCAGGTGCTCAGGTGCCTGAAGAGCCCTTTGGTGACCCTCTCGCTGACTAATTGCTTGCTTTTGGAGTCTGACTTGACCCACCTGGCGTCCTGCCTGAACACCAGCCACCTAAGGTACCTGAATTTGAGTGAGGTCAACATGATGGCCTTAAGTCCCGAGTTCCTCCAAGTTGTGCTAGAGAGAGCCTCAGCCACCCTCCACCGCCTGGCATTAGATGGGTGCGGGATCAGGGACTCCCAGCTCATGTCCCTCTTGCCTGCTCTGGCCCACTGCTCCCAGCTCACCAGCTTCAGCTTCCGTGGAAACCCAGTCTCCGTGGCGGCCCTGCAGAGCCTGCTGCGGCACACCGTCCTGCTGAGCAGGTTCAGACTCGGACTTTTTCCTGTCCCTCTGGAGTGCTATGTGGGCCTCCAAGGCACCGTCGACCTGGGCAATCTTCGACGCTCTCTGGCCGAGCTGAGACTGATACTGCAGGACTTAGGGCGGCCCAATTCGGTCTTATTGTTCAGCGACAGCGCCTGGACCTATGATGTGATTCTCCTCTATTGCGTGGCCTGA
- the LOC135232668 gene encoding melanoma antigen preferentially expressed in tumors-like, whose amino-acid sequence MSSRSPARLLDLAKQSLLQNEALAVASLESLPAQLFLPLFLEAVAGRHSETPKAMVRAWPFSHLALGALMKAQQPQQDILKAALDGLDDLLAHKIRPRRWKLQVLDLRLNANTNFWDVAPRTWDWSSVRSLEEPEAAQPKTKRPKVDDSRKEEKELLAPVQVLLEDFCLQKATPDEFLTFLMKRVKQGKGLPQLCCRKLEFLDMSLGHIQKILRMVQLDCVQEVEVNGHWDLLTLASFAPHLSQMVNVSRLRVSHIMTISFIPWAAEGVDKLLSQFSAQLLSLHQLQELHLDSVFFLEGRLDQVLRCLKSPLVTLSLTNCLLLESDLTHLASCLNTSHLRYLNLSEVNMMALSPEFLHVVLERASATLHRLALDGCGIRDSQLMSILPALGHCSQLTSFSFRGNPVSVAALQSLLRHTVLLSRFRLGLFPVPLECYVGLQGTVDLGNLRRSLAELRLILQDLGRPNSVLLFSDSAWTYDVILLYCVA is encoded by the coding sequence ATGAGCAGCCGAAGCCCAGCCAGGCTCTTGGACCTTGCCAAGCAGAGCCTGCTGCAGAACGAAGCCTTGGCCGTTGCCTCTCTGGAGTCACTGCCCGCGCAACTCTTCCTGCCCTTGTTCCTGGAGGCTGTTGCTGGGAGACACAGCGAGACTCCGAAGGCAATGGTGCGGGCCTGGCCCTTCAGCCACCTTGCCCTGGGGGCTCTGATGAAGGCTCAGCAGCCTCAGCAGGACATCTTAAAAGCTGCGCTGGATGGGCTCGATGACCTGCTTGCCCACAAGATCCGCCCCAGAAGATGGAAACTGCAAGTGCTGGATTTACGGCTGAATGCGAATACCAACTTCTGGGACGTAGCGCCTAGAACCTGGGACTGGTCCTCCGTGCGCTCGTTGGAGGAGCCGGAGGCCGCCCAGCCTAAGACGAAGAGGCCAAAAGTGGACGActcaaggaaggaggagaaagagctCTTGGCCCCTGTGCAGGTGCTCCTAGAAGACTTTTGTCTCCAGAAAGCCACCCCCGATGAATTCCTCACCTTCCTCATGAAGAGGGTCAAGCAGGGAAAAGGTCTGCCACAGCTGTGCTGTAGGAAGCTGGAGTTTCTTGATATGTCACTCGGACACATTCAGAAGATCCTGAGAATGGTGCAGCTGGACTGTGTCCAAGAGGTAGAAGTGAATGGCCACTGGGACCTGCTCACCCTGGCCAGCTTTGCTCCTCACCTCAGCCAGATGGTGAATGTGAGCAGACTGCGCGTCTCTCACATCATGACGATCTCCTTCATTCCCTGGGCGGCGGAGGGAGTGGACAAGCTACTTTCCCAGTTCAGTGCTCAGTTGCTCAGtctgcaccagctccaggagctcCACCTAGACTCTGTCTTCTTCCTGGAAGGCCGCCTAGACCAGGTGCTCAGGTGCCTGAAGAGCCCTTTGGTGACCCTCTCACTGACTAATTGCTTGCTTTTGGAGTCTGACTTGACCCACCTGGCGTCCTGCCTGAACACCAGCCACCTAAGGTACCTGAATTTGAGTGAGGTCAACATGATGGCCTTAAGTCCCGAGTTCCTCCACGTTGTGCTAGAGAGAGCCTCAGCCACCCTCCACCGCCTGGCATTAGATGGATGCGGGATCAGGGACTCCCAGCTCATGTCCATCCTGCCTGCTCTGGGCCACTGCTCCCAGCTCACCAGCTTCAGCTTCCGTGGAAACCCAGTCTCCGTGGCGGCCCTGCAGAGCCTGCTGCGGCACACCGTCCTGCTGAGCAGGTTCAGACTCGGACTTTTTCCTGTCCCTCTGGAGTGCTATGTGGGCCTCCAAGGCACCGTCGACCTGGGCAATCTTCGACGCTCTCTGGCCGAGCTGAGACTGATACTGCAGGACTTAGGGCGGCCCAATTCGGTCTTATTGTTCAGCGACAGCGCCTGGACCTATGATGTGATTCTCCTCTATTGCGTGGCCTGA
- the LOC135232669 gene encoding melanoma antigen preferentially expressed in tumors-like encodes MSSRSPARLLDLAKQSLLQNEALAVASLESLPAQLFLPLFLEAVAGRHSETPKAMVRAWPFSHLALGALMKAQQPQQDILKAALDGLDDLLAHKIRPRRWKLQVLDLRLNANTNFWDVAPRTWDWSSVRSLEEPEAAQPKTKRPKVDDSRKEEKELLAPVQVLLEDFCLQKATPDEFLTFLMKRVKQGKGLPQLCCRKLEFLDMSLGHIQKILRMVQLDCVQEVELNGHWDLLTLASFAPHLSQMVNVSRLRVSHIMTISFIPWAAEGVDKLLSQFSAQLLSLHQLQELHLDSVFFLEGRLDQVLRCLKSPLVTLSLTNCLLLESDLTHLASCLNTSHLRYLNLSEVNMMALSPEFLQVVLERASATLHRLALDGCGIRDSQLMSILPALGHCSQLTSFSFRGNPVSVAALQSLLRHTVLLSRFRLGLFPVPLECYVGLQGTVDLGNLRRSLAELRLILQDLGRPNSVLLFSDSAWTYDVILLYCVA; translated from the coding sequence ATGAGCAGCCGAAGCCCAGCCAGGCTCTTGGACCTTGCCAAGCAGAGCCTGCTGCAGAACGAAGCCTTGGCCGTTGCCTCTCTGGAGTCACTGCCCGCGCAACTCTTCCTGCCCTTGTTCCTGGAGGCTGTTGCTGGGAGACACAGCGAGACTCCGAAGGCAATGGTGCGGGCCTGGCCCTTCAGCCACCTTGCCCTGGGGGCTCTGATGAAGGCTCAGCAGCCTCAGCAGGACATCTTAAAAGCTGCGCTGGATGGGCTCGATGACCTGCTTGCCCACAAGATCCGCCCCAGAAGATGGAAACTGCAAGTGCTGGATTTACGGCTGAATGCGAATACCAACTTCTGGGACGTAGCGCCTAGAACCTGGGACTGGTCCTCCGTGCGCTCGTTGGAGGAGCCGGAGGCCGCCCAGCCTAAGACGAAGAGGCCAAAAGTGGACGActcaaggaaggaggagaaagagctCTTGGCCCCTGTGCAGGTGCTCCTAGAAGACTTTTGTCTCCAGAAAGCCACCCCCGATGAATTCCTCACCTTCCTCATGAAGAGGGTCAAGCAGGGAAAAGGTCTGCCACAGCTGTGCTGTAGGAAGCTGGAGTTTCTTGATATGTCACTCGGACACATTCAGAAGATCCTGAGAATGGTGCAGCTGGACTGTGTCCAAGAGGTAGAATTGAATGGCCACTGGGACCTGCTCACCCTGGCCAGCTTTGCTCCTCACCTCAGCCAGATGGTGAATGTGAGCAGACTGCGCGTCTCTCACATCATGACGATCTCCTTCATTCCCTGGGCGGCGGAGGGAGTGGACAAGCTACTTTCCCAGTTCAGCGCTCAGTTGCTCAGtctgcaccagctccaggagctcCACCTAGACTCTGTCTTCTTCCTGGAAGGCCGCCTAGACCAGGTGCTCAGGTGCCTGAAGAGCCCTTTGGTGACCCTCTCGCTGACTAATTGCTTGCTTTTGGAGTCTGACTTGACCCACCTGGCGTCCTGCCTGAACACCAGCCACCTAAGGTACCTGAATTTGAGTGAGGTCAACATGATGGCCTTAAGTCCCGAGTTCCTCCAAGTTGTGCTAGAGAGAGCCTCAGCCACTCTCCACCGCCTGGCATTAGATGGGTGCGGGATCAGGGACTCCCAGCTCATGTCCATCCTGCCTGCTCTGGGCCACTGCTCCCAGCTCACCAGCTTCAGCTTCCGTGGAAACCCAGTCTCCGTGGCGGCCCTGCAGAGCCTGCTGCGGCACACCGTCCTGCTGAGCAGGTTCAGACTCGGACTTTTTCCTGTCCCTCTGGAGTGCTATGTGGGCCTCCAAGGCACCGTCGACCTGGGCAATCTTCGACGCTCTCTGGCCGAGCTGAGACTGATACTGCAGGACTTAGGGCGGCCCAATTCGGTCTTATTGTTCAGCGACAGCGCCTGGACCTATGATGTGATTCTCCTCTATTGCGTGGCCTGA
- the LOC135232671 gene encoding melanoma antigen preferentially expressed in tumors-like produces the protein MSSRSPARLLDLAKQSLLQNEALAVASLESLPAQLFLPLFLEAVAGRHSETPKAMVRAWPFSHLALGALMKAQQPQQDILKAALDGLDDLLAHKIRPRRWKLQVLDLRLNANTNFWDVAPRTWDWSSVRSLEEPEAAQPKTKRPKVDDSRKEEKELLAPVQVLLEDFCLQKATPDEFLTFLMKRVKQGKGLPQLCCRKLEFLDMSLGHIQKILRMVQLDCVQEVELNGHWDLLTLASFAPHLSQMVNVSRLRVSHIMTISFIPWAAEGVDKLLSQFSAQLLSLHQLQELHLDSVFFLEGRLDQVLRCLKSPLVTLSLTNCLLLESDLTHLASCLNTSHLRYLNLSEVNMMALSPEFLQVVLERASATLHRLALDGCGIRDSQLMSILPALGHCSQLTSFSFRGNPVSVAALQSLLRHTVLLSRFRLGLFPVPLECYVGLQGTVDLGNLRRSLAELRLILQDLGRPNSVLLFSDSAWTYDVILLYCVA, from the coding sequence ATGAGCAGCCGAAGCCCAGCCAGGCTCTTGGACCTTGCCAAGCAGAGCCTGCTGCAGAACGAAGCCTTGGCCGTTGCCTCTCTGGAGTCACTGCCCGCGCAACTCTTCCTGCCCTTGTTCCTGGAGGCTGTTGCTGGGAGACACAGCGAGACTCCGAAGGCAATGGTGCGGGCCTGGCCCTTCAGCCACCTTGCCCTGGGGGCTCTGATGAAGGCTCAGCAGCCTCAGCAGGACATCTTAAAAGCTGCGCTGGATGGGCTCGATGACCTGCTTGCCCACAAGATCCGCCCCAGAAGATGGAAACTGCAAGTGCTGGATTTACGGCTGAATGCGAATACCAACTTCTGGGACGTAGCGCCTAGAACCTGGGACTGGTCCTCCGTGCGCTCGTTGGAGGAGCCGGAGGCCGCCCAGCCTAAGACGAAGAGGCCAAAAGTGGACGActcaaggaaggaggagaaagagctCTTGGCCCCTGTGCAGGTGCTCCTAGAAGACTTTTGTCTCCAGAAAGCCACCCCCGATGAATTCCTCACCTTCCTCATGAAGAGGGTCAAGCAGGGAAAAGGTCTGCCACAGCTGTGCTGTAGGAAGCTGGAGTTTCTTGATATGTCACTCGGACACATTCAGAAGATCCTGAGAATGGTGCAGCTGGACTGTGTCCAAGAGGTAGAATTGAATGGCCACTGGGACCTGCTCACCCTGGCCAGCTTTGCTCCTCACCTCAGCCAGATGGTGAATGTGAGCAGACTGCGCGTCTCTCACATCATGACGATCTCCTTCATTCCCTGGGCGGCGGAGGGAGTGGACAAGCTACTTTCCCAGTTCAGCGCTCAGTTGCTCAGtctgcaccagctccaggagctcCACCTAGACTCTGTCTTCTTCCTGGAAGGCCGCCTAGACCAGGTGCTCAGGTGCCTGAAGAGCCCTTTGGTGACCCTCTCGCTGACTAATTGCTTGCTTTTGGAGTCTGACTTGACCCACCTGGCATCCTGCCTGAACACCAGCCACCTAAGGTACCTGAATTTGAGTGAGGTCAACATGATGGCCTTAAGTCCCGAGTTCCTCCAAGTTGTGCTAGAGAGAGCCTCAGCCACTCTCCACCGCCTGGCATTAGATGGGTGCGGGATCAGGGACTCCCAGCTCATGTCCATCCTGCCTGCTCTGGGCCACTGCTCCCAGCTCACCAGCTTCAGCTTCCGTGGAAACCCAGTCTCCGTGGCGGCCCTGCAGAGCCTGCTGCGGCACACCGTCCTGCTGAGCAGGTTCAGACTCGGACTTTTTCCTGTCCCTCTGGAGTGCTATGTGGGCCTCCAAGGCACCGTCGACCTGGGCAATCTTCGACGCTCTCTGGCCGAGCTGAGACTGATACTGCAGGACTTAGGGCGACCCAATTCGGTCTTATTGTTCAGCGACAGCGCCTGGACCTATGATGTGATTCTCCTCTATTGCGTGGCCTGA